Within the Gracilinema caldarium DSM 7334 genome, the region ACTGCACCGTAAACCCCCTCACCACTGACCAATACCCCACCAAAGCCCGCCGCCCCGCCTATTCCGTCCTCTCAAAAGACAAAATAAAAGCCCTCGGCATCCCCGTCCCCGGCTGGCGGGAAAGCCTCGTGGAGTTTTTAAAAACACAATTGTAAAATGCATGACAACTTGATAACTAAAAAATGTTTATAGTATTTTATACATATGAAAACGCTACCAGTTGGAAAACTTAAAGCTCAGTTCTCAGAAGTTTTAGAATTAGTAAAGCATGGGGAATCTTTCGGGATTATATATGGCAAAAAGAAAAAGCCAATTGCCATGATTATTCCATACGTTGATAAGGAAGAAATAAAAGAAAGAAAAATTGGTATTTTAGATGAAAAATATAAACTGAAGATTGATGAAAATTTTAAATTTGTGGATTGCCGATAAAAGATTTATTGAAGTTTGGTATATATTTGGATTACTGTTTTTTAGATTTATTGCCGGAAGATTCTCTGTATTATTTAGAATTAAAAGAAGAAACACATAGGGATCCATTTGATCGAATGTTAATAGCTCAATGTATAAAAAATAAATTAATAATGATAAGCAAAGATCGTGAATTTGAAAAATTTAAAAGCGAAGGTTTAAAAGTCATTTGGTAAACAATATTCAGTCCTCTCCAAAGACAAAATAAAAACCCTCGGCATCCCCGTCCTCATCCTTTTGTCCTGTCGAACCTTGAAAGTGTATCAATATAATGATATAATATTGATATAAGGAGGTCCTGTATGCCTACAATACGACCCAGTGCCGATTTACGCAATAACTACAATGAAATATCAGAATTCTGTCATACATACGCTGAACCTGTTTTTATTACCAAAAACGGACAGGGCGATTTAGCGGTAATGAGCATCGAAACCTATGAATTATTGGCAGGGAAATTGGAGCTTTATAGATTACTTGATGAAGGTTTACATGCCCATGAAAACGGAAATGTGAAACCAAGTGAAGCCGTTTTTTCTCAAATCCATAAAAAAATGAAGTGGTAATGTATACCCTGCAGTTTACTGAGCCAGCTGAGCATGATTTACTCTCTATACTCACATATATTACAGAAGTATTAAAAGCCCCTGATTCTGCAAAACAACTAGTAGCTGATTTCGAAAAGCAAACGGAACTATTAAAAACCGCACCCCTATGTTGTGCCCTAGTTTCTGATGATTATTTGCGGTCTAAAGGTATTCGTGCTCTTTTAGTTAAAAAGTATTATCTCTTTTATGTGGTTAATGAAGAAGAAAGCCTTGTTTCTGTAATTAGAATTCTCTATTCTCGAAGAGATTGGTCAAACATCCTACGAAATGACAACACATACATAAAGGACTAACCCATGCGCACCTTTAAAAACCTACTTGTAACCGGCGGTGCCGGATTCATCGGCTCCAACATGATTCGCTACCTCCTCTCTGGTCCCTCAGGCTTTACGGGCCGGGTCATCAACCTGGACCTCCTTACCTATGCGGGCAACCCCGAAAGCCTCGCCGACATCCAGGCCCGCTACGGCTCCGGCTCCGACCCCCGCTATATCTTCGTGCAGGGGGATATCTGCGACCGCCCCCTTATCGAGCGCCTTTTTACGGACTACCAGATTGATGGGGTGATCCATTTTGCGGCCGAGAGTCATGTGGACCGGTCCATTTTGGGCCCCGAGGCCTTTGTCCGCACCAACGTCATGGGAACCTTTACCCTGCTCGACGTCGCCCGTACCGCCTGGGCTGGCAAATACACAGCCGGCCATGAGAGCCAGAATGCAGAGGTAACTTCAGTCCTCTTTCATCACATCTCCACCGACGAAGTTTATGGGAGCCTCGGAGACTCGGGCTACTTTACCGAAACCACCCCCTATGACCCACGATCGCCCTATTCGGCCAGCAAGGCCTCGAGCGACCACCTCGTCATGGCCTACCACCATACCTACGGCCTCCCCGTAACCCTTACCAATTGTTCCAACAACTATGGCCCCTATCAATTTCCGGAAAAACTCATCCCCCTCATGGTGCTGAACATGCTGGAAGGAAAGCCCCTTCCGGTCTATGGGGATGGTAAAAATATCCGGGACTGGCTCTATGTGGAAGACCACAACAGTGCCGTGTGGCTTGTCATGCAGCAGGGCAGGGTAGGGGAAAAATACAACATCGGCGGCGAAAACGAATGGCAGAACATCGAACTCCTCCAGGAGCTCATCAATCTGGTCGCAGAAGAAACCGGCAAACCCGCCGAGGCCCTGCGCAGCCTTATCACCTATGTCAAGGACCGCCCGGGCCACGACCGCCGCTACGCCATCGACTGCACCAAGCTTAAAACCGAACTCGGCTGGAAACAGTCCGTAAATTTCTCCGAAGGCCTCCGCAAAACCCTCCGCTGGTACCTTGCCAACCCCGAATGGATCTCCCACGTCCGCTCCGGCTCCTACCGCACCTGGATAGAAAAGAACTATGAGAAGCGGTAGAAGATATTGGCCAAATGTGCTAAAATGAAAAATATGATGAACAAGATTCCAAAACGATTAAAAAAGAGCCTATTATCGAAGTCATTTGGCAAGTTCAGTTTGATATCCCAAATGCAGTAGATGCCTTACCAGGTATAATATATACAAACCTGAGAGGACGTTACTCAGCATTAGAGATGCGTCGTATGCCTGTAGCAGATATTCCTCCGAATTGAAATCTTGAAAGGCTCTAACTTGGTGATATGTCCTTTGCGTCACTCTTTACGCTATATTGATCTGTTAACGTTATATAAAGAGCCAGATCTTTCTGCATTGCAATTACATATTCAACTTGGAACATACATGGTAAAAAATATACCCCTTCAAATGCGTATGGAATTGCTAGAGAATAATTATCTACATGTGATACAGATTGCAACCCCTTCACAAGTACATCTCCCCGAAGGCAATCTTAATGGTAGTGTAGTTGATCTGGAAATTTTTCCTATAAATACATCAGAAAATTGGAATTGATGAGACTTCCAGTGTAATAGAACCATGGTAAAATTTGCAAAAACTTTAAAACGGCAAATGGTATTGTTCGCTGGTAAACTGTGGTACTTATTCATATAAAATAGCAAAGAACCGCATTTTCTGGGGGCTATTATGAAAACAAATTTGCTTGATACAAAAACCTTAACGTTTAGAGAAATCATTGGTAACGGGAAAAAGTATGAAGTTCCTGTTTATCAAAGAGATTATTCCTGGAAAGAAGAGCATTGGGAAGAACTATGGCTTGATATTGAACAAATGCAAATGAATTCGTCTGAAGTACATTATATGGGTTCAATTGTATTGCAAAATAAAACAGATAAAACTTTTACAATTATCGATGGCCAACAACGATTTACAACATTAAGCATATTGGTATTAGCATGTGCAAAAATATTATCAGAACTAAACACCAATGAAGATAGGGAGCGCGTTAATATATTAAGAGATACGTATCTTGGTAATAAAGATGGAATTTCTTTGCATTATACGAGTAAATTACAACTTAATGTTAATAATAATGATTTTTATCAAACATACCTTCTACAGTTAAAAGAGCCCTTGAATAAATCAAAATTAAATGATTCGAATAAATTGATGATTAATGCATATAATTACTTCCTGAATAAATTAAGACAAAAAGAATTTTCTAAAAATGGTATATCTTTATATACATTTGTAGATCAAATTATTGGAGATAAATTGTTGTTTATTCAAATTACTGTCGATGATGAATTAGCTGCTTATACAGTATTTGAAACACTTAATGCAAGGGGACTTGAATTAACATCAACTGACCTTTTAAAAAATTATTTATTTTCAATTGTAAAAGGTGAAACTGATATTCAGCAGTTGCAAAAAAAATGGAAAGAAATTGCAGAAACGGTTGGAATAAAAAAGCTTCCACAATTTATTCGCTATTATTTAAATTCAAAACAAAAACTTATAAGATCTGAACGGCTCTTCAAAGAAATAAGACAAACTATTAAACAGCAAGAAGAAGTATTTACTTTTTTGGATGATTTATCTAACTATGCCGATTTATATATTGCACTGGATGACTCAGAGAATGAATTATGGAAAGATTCGCCAGAAATAGCAAAACTTATTGAAGAAATAGCACTTTTTAATGCTGAGCAGCATAAGTCATTACTTATGGCAGCTTATTTTTCGCTAACTAAAGAAGAGTTTGTAAAGGTACTAAGAATTATTCGAGCTATAGTCTTTCGTTATACAGTTATCTCATCGCTAAATCCAAATGAACTTGAAAAACAATATAATAATGTAGCAGTTAAAATTACAAATCGAGAGATAGATAATGCATCGGATATATTTAGGTATTTACAGCCAATATATCAAAATGATGAAGATTTTAGATATAGTTTTACTACAAAGGAATTTGACACAAGAAATTCACAACAACGAAAAATCGTTCGTTACATCTTAGCAAGTATTGAAAATCAAAAATATAATAAAAATTTATCGGTCATAGATGTTGATGCAACAATAGAACATATTTTGCCTGAAAATGCTGAAGAATCATGGTTTTTAGATTTTGAACAAGAGGATTTTGAGTCAGCAGTATATAGACTTGGCAATTTAACGTTGCTGGAAAATAAAATGAATGCTAAAGATGCAGCAAATGCATTGTTTGAAAAGAAAAAAACAGTCTATGAACGAAGTCAATATGAAATTACTAAGGAGATAGTATCATATGATACATGGAATATGAATGATATAAGAAACAGACAAAAAAACTTGCCGATATTGCTGTTACAATATGGAAAGCAAGATATTGAATAACAGAACATCGAAGTCTTCCAGGAGCTCATCAATCTGCTCCTGGATAGAAAATAACTACTTGTAATACTCAACGGTATCTGCGTATAATTTTACTATGAGTAAAAGATTTGAAGGCGAGGAAAGCCTGGATATTACTTCAGAGAAAGCTATTTATCCTAATGCTGTGGTTTAATATCTAAGGCTCAATTCAGCATATATCCTTCCTGTCCGATATACGCGAAAATGGGGTGATAGCCGTCCACCTCTTTATAGGTACGGCTCACCCCTTCTTTGTGGCTTTTGGAATTATCCAGTGGCGAGGTATCGATATCGACCGGTATATACGGTCTACCATAGCTGGAACATAGGTTAAATCCAGACTTTCCAGAAAAAAGCTATCTTCCCGGACTATATCCATTTCTTCAAAACGGGTCCTGCCTTGGGTAAAAAGTCCTATGATTGATTTCAGGACATGGGGATGGCGAGGTGTAGCTTTTCCGCTATGCTTACAAAAGCCAATTTTTTCTAGTATCTTTCCTACCAGCGCCATGCCGCCTATGCTATTTAATTTTTCTGTGGTAGTATTTATGACGTAATCCAAGCTTCACCTCCTGGGTGCATTTTGTTTTAGTGGTAATTCATTATACACCATCAGGTTGGCTTGGGTTACTTTATTTTTTATACGGATTCAGGTAAAAATTTTGCCGATGGGGATCCCATGCTGGCCGGAAAAGATATATCCCAGTGGGATGTGGCGGCTTGTCTTAATTTTATGTGGTTAAAATGGAATGAAATATTTAGCCGTACCCTGGGTAATGCAGAGCGCTCGTTGGTGAGTGAGCTTAAGCTTTTTCGCAATACCTGGGCGCATCAGGGCAGTTTTACCAGTGATGATGCCTATAGGGTTTTGGACTCCGCAGAACGATTACTCAATGCAATTTCTGCCCCTCAATCTGAAGAACTTAACAAAATGAAAATGGAACTTCTGCGGCTTCGATTTGATGAGCAGGTTCGCAATGAAAAGCGGAAAAGTTCCATTATTGAAACAACTGCCAATACATCGTTAAAGCCCTGGCGGGAGGTTATTGTTCCCCATAAAGATGTGGCCTCCGGCCGGTATCAGCAAGCTGAGTTTGCCGCCGATCTCTGGCAGGTACATTTGGGCGAAGGCTCCGATGAATATAAAGACCCGGTAGAATTTTATAGGCGTACCTATTTAACAGATAGCCTGAAAAAATTACTCACTAATGCTATTAAAAGACTTACCGGCACTGGTGGTGATCCGGTGGTGCAACTGCAAACCAATTTTGGTGGTGGCAAGACCCATTCTATGCTTGCCCTGTATCATCTTTTTTCTGGCGCTTCTGTTTCTTCGCTCCTTGGAATAGAAGAGATTCTAAAATCCTGTGGCGTATCTGAACTGCCCCATGTGTCCAGGGTGGTGCTCGTGGGTAATAAAATATCCCCTGGTAACCCGGTCCGAAAACCCGATGGTACCTTGGTTAAAACGCTTTGGGGTGAGCTTGCCTGGCAGTTGGGTGGTAAAAATGCTTTTAGTATCATTGCGGAGGATGATGAGCGGGCTACCAGTCCTGGGGACCGGCTCAGATTACTTTTTAATGAATATGGTCCCTGTCTTATTCTTATTGATGAGTGGGTAGCCTATGCCCGCCAACTCCACGATCAAACGGATTTGCCTGGGGGCAGTTTTGAAACCCATTTTTCCTTTGCCCAGGCCCTTACGGAGGCCGCCAAGGGGGCTCAAAATTGTCTTTTGGTAATTAGCTTGCCCGCCAGTGATACCGCAGGGTCTCCTCACACCCTAGCCGATGATGCAGAAGTTGGTGGGGCTCGCGGCCGTGAAGCGCTGGCTCGCTTACGGAATGTGGTAGGCCGTTTGGAATCATCCTGGCGGCCAGCCACCGCAGAAGAGGGCTTTGAGATTGTGCGACGACGGCTTTTTGAACCAATCCGTGATCAGGACAATTTTAAGAACCGTGATGTAGTAGCCCGTACCTTTTCAGAATTGTACCAAAATGAACAGCAGGAATTTCCTCCTGAATGTCGTTCCGTAGATTACGAAAATCGTATTAAAGCCGCGTATCCTATTCACCCAGAAATATTTGATAGACTCTATACCGATTGGTCTACCCTGCTTAAGTTCCAACGCACCCGTGGAGTTTTGCGTCTGATGGCCGCGGTAATTCATAGCCTTTGGGAAAGCAATGATAAAAATCCACTCATTCTTCCTGCAACTATTCCAATAGATGATCCAAGGGTCCAGTCGGAGCTTACCCGTTATCTTTCTGATAACTGGGCGCCCATTATAGAAAAGGATATTGATGGTCCCCAATCTTTGCCCCGTCGTATTGATGCAGACATTACCAATTTAGGAAAATATTCAGCCACACGGCGGGTTGCCCGTACTATATTTCTAGGTTCTGCGCCAACCTCGGATGCGGCGCATCATGGTCTTGATGACCGGAGTATTAAATTAGGTTCTGTATTTCCTGGTGAAAGCCCGGCTCTTTTTGGTGATGCCCTTCGCAGACTCGCCGGCAGTGCTACCTATCTGTACCAGGATGGGAGTCACTATTGGTATTCTACCCAACCTACGGTTACAAAACTTGCAGAGGATAGGGCTGAACAATTACTAAACAATCCAGATATGGTGAGTATGGAAATTGAAGCCCGTTTAAGAAAAGATTTACAAACAAAAGGTGATTTTAGCCGCATCCATGCGTTTCCCCATGGGAGTCAGGATGTCCCTGATGATAAGGATACCCGATTAGTTGTCTTGGGTATTCAATTTCCTTATGATAGAACCGACCGTTGTTTAGCTTTACAAGAAGCACGAAATATACTGGAAAAGCGGGGAATAGGCCCCAGGTTATATAGAAACACCTTGGTTTTTCTTGCCGCCGATGCAAACCGTCTTCAGGATTTGGATGGGGCTGTTCGAAGATATTTAGCATGGAAATCTATAGTAGATGAAAAAATACAGTTAAATCTTACACCATTTCAGGCTACCCAGGCAGAGCAGCAACTGGCTGAAGCAGAAAAAACTGTGTTAGCTCAAATTCCGGAAACGTATATTTGGGTTATTGTGCCGTTTCAAAAAAATCCCCAGGTAAGTATAGAAATGCAGGCGTTAAAGGTTTCCGGACAGGAAGCTTTAGCGGTCCGGGCTGCTAAGAAACTAAAGAATGAAGAGCTTCTCGTAACATCCTATGCCCCAAGCAGATTAAGAATGGACCTTGATACCATTCCTCTCTGGAGGGGTAACCATATTTCTGTAAAACAGCTCTGTGAATATTATGCCCAATATGTATATCTGACCCGTGTTACCAATCCTGAGGTAATTGTGAAGGCTATAATTAATGGACTGTCGCTTTTATCCTGGGAACAGGATTCATTTGCCTGGGCGGACTCATGGGATGAAGAGGCTCAGCGGTATAAGGGATTGCAATATCAGGTAAATCATAGTTACATTGACACTGAAAATACAGGGCTTATTGTAAAACCGGCAGTTGCGGCTGCTCAGGTGCAAAGGGAAACAAAACCTGTAGGGACTGAGCCTAGTCCCGCGGAGAAAATTGTAATTGATGATTCCGGCCAAGTTGCAGACAGGATACCAGACATACAAAACACAATACACCAGCCGAAACGGTTTTTTGGAACTGTAGAACTAGATCCCGATAGGATAGGGCGCGACGCGGGCCGTATAGCAGATGAAGTGCTTTCTCATCTTGCGTCTCTGCCACAGGCTAAGATTAAGGTTCGCTTGGAAATAGAAGCGGAACTTCCCCAGGGTGTAGATGAAAGGGTAATAAGAACGGTAACAGAAAATGCAAATACCCTGCGTTTTAAAAACCATGGTTTTGAAAGGGAGTAATTATGGGACAGAGTGGTCCTCTTTTGTCGGTAAAAAACGTTTCCAAGGAATTCTATGGAAATGTGGTGTTGCAGGATGTCAGTTTTGACCTGCACGAAGGCGAAATCCTTGGCCTGGTAGGTGAAAACGGGGCGGGAAAAACAACCCTCATGCGGATCCTATTCGGCATGCCGGTGATTGCAGAAACCGGCGGCTTTAAGGGTACCATAGAGATTGATGGAAAGGCGGTGAATTTTGCAAGCCCCTTTGATGCCCTGGATGCGGGCATCGGGATGGTTCACCAGGAATTCAGCCTTATCCCCGGTTTTACCACCACAGAAAACATTGTGTTGAACCGAGAATCCATGCGGCCCAGTCTTCTGAATGAAGTCTTTGGCGATCGGATGAGTATTCTGGACCGGACGCTGATGCGTCAGCGGTCCGAATCGGCAATTTCCAAGCTGGGGGTTACCCTGGACCCGGATATGCTC harbors:
- the rfbB gene encoding dTDP-glucose 4,6-dehydratase produces the protein MRTFKNLLVTGGAGFIGSNMIRYLLSGPSGFTGRVINLDLLTYAGNPESLADIQARYGSGSDPRYIFVQGDICDRPLIERLFTDYQIDGVIHFAAESHVDRSILGPEAFVRTNVMGTFTLLDVARTAWAGKYTAGHESQNAEVTSVLFHHISTDEVYGSLGDSGYFTETTPYDPRSPYSASKASSDHLVMAYHHTYGLPVTLTNCSNNYGPYQFPEKLIPLMVLNMLEGKPLPVYGDGKNIRDWLYVEDHNSAVWLVMQQGRVGEKYNIGGENEWQNIELLQELINLVAEETGKPAEALRSLITYVKDRPGHDRRYAIDCTKLKTELGWKQSVNFSEGLRKTLRWYLANPEWISHVRSGSYRTWIEKNYEKR
- a CDS encoding DUF262 domain-containing protein: MKTNLLDTKTLTFREIIGNGKKYEVPVYQRDYSWKEEHWEELWLDIEQMQMNSSEVHYMGSIVLQNKTDKTFTIIDGQQRFTTLSILVLACAKILSELNTNEDRERVNILRDTYLGNKDGISLHYTSKLQLNVNNNDFYQTYLLQLKEPLNKSKLNDSNKLMINAYNYFLNKLRQKEFSKNGISLYTFVDQIIGDKLLFIQITVDDELAAYTVFETLNARGLELTSTDLLKNYLFSIVKGETDIQQLQKKWKEIAETVGIKKLPQFIRYYLNSKQKLIRSERLFKEIRQTIKQQEEVFTFLDDLSNYADLYIALDDSENELWKDSPEIAKLIEEIALFNAEQHKSLLMAAYFSLTKEEFVKVLRIIRAIVFRYTVISSLNPNELEKQYNNVAVKITNREIDNASDIFRYLQPIYQNDEDFRYSFTTKEFDTRNSQQRKIVRYILASIENQKYNKNLSVIDVDATIEHILPENAEESWFLDFEQEDFESAVYRLGNLTLLENKMNAKDAANALFEKKKTVYERSQYEITKEIVSYDTWNMNDIRNRQKNLPILLLQYGKQDIE
- a CDS encoding type II toxin-antitoxin system prevent-host-death family antitoxin — encoded protein: MPTIRPSADLRNNYNEISEFCHTYAEPVFITKNGQGDLAVMSIETYELLAGKLELYRLLDEGLHAHENGNVKPSEAVFSQIHKKMKW
- a CDS encoding type II toxin-antitoxin system Phd/YefM family antitoxin, with product MKTLPVGKLKAQFSEVLELVKHGESFGIIYGKKKKPIAMIIPYVDKEEIKERKIGILDEKYKLKIDENFKFVDCR
- a CDS encoding PIN domain-containing protein — protein: MPIKDLLKFGIYLDYCFLDLLPEDSLYYLELKEETHRDPFDRMLIAQCIKNKLIMISKDREFEKFKSEGLKVIW
- a CDS encoding type II toxin-antitoxin system RelE/ParE family toxin, with translation MYTLQFTEPAEHDLLSILTYITEVLKAPDSAKQLVADFEKQTELLKTAPLCCALVSDDYLRSKGIRALLVKKYYLFYVVNEEESLVSVIRILYSRRDWSNILRNDNTYIKD
- a CDS encoding DUF499 domain-containing protein is translated as MGYFIFYTDSGKNFADGDPMLAGKDISQWDVAACLNFMWLKWNEIFSRTLGNAERSLVSELKLFRNTWAHQGSFTSDDAYRVLDSAERLLNAISAPQSEELNKMKMELLRLRFDEQVRNEKRKSSIIETTANTSLKPWREVIVPHKDVASGRYQQAEFAADLWQVHLGEGSDEYKDPVEFYRRTYLTDSLKKLLTNAIKRLTGTGGDPVVQLQTNFGGGKTHSMLALYHLFSGASVSSLLGIEEILKSCGVSELPHVSRVVLVGNKISPGNPVRKPDGTLVKTLWGELAWQLGGKNAFSIIAEDDERATSPGDRLRLLFNEYGPCLILIDEWVAYARQLHDQTDLPGGSFETHFSFAQALTEAAKGAQNCLLVISLPASDTAGSPHTLADDAEVGGARGREALARLRNVVGRLESSWRPATAEEGFEIVRRRLFEPIRDQDNFKNRDVVARTFSELYQNEQQEFPPECRSVDYENRIKAAYPIHPEIFDRLYTDWSTLLKFQRTRGVLRLMAAVIHSLWESNDKNPLILPATIPIDDPRVQSELTRYLSDNWAPIIEKDIDGPQSLPRRIDADITNLGKYSATRRVARTIFLGSAPTSDAAHHGLDDRSIKLGSVFPGESPALFGDALRRLAGSATYLYQDGSHYWYSTQPTVTKLAEDRAEQLLNNPDMVSMEIEARLRKDLQTKGDFSRIHAFPHGSQDVPDDKDTRLVVLGIQFPYDRTDRCLALQEARNILEKRGIGPRLYRNTLVFLAADANRLQDLDGAVRRYLAWKSIVDEKIQLNLTPFQATQAEQQLAEAEKTVLAQIPETYIWVIVPFQKNPQVSIEMQALKVSGQEALAVRAAKKLKNEELLVTSYAPSRLRMDLDTIPLWRGNHISVKQLCEYYAQYVYLTRVTNPEVIVKAIINGLSLLSWEQDSFAWADSWDEEAQRYKGLQYQVNHSYIDTENTGLIVKPAVAAAQVQRETKPVGTEPSPAEKIVIDDSGQVADRIPDIQNTIHQPKRFFGTVELDPDRIGRDAGRIADEVLSHLASLPQAKIKVRLEIEAELPQGVDERVIRTVTENANTLRFKNHGFERE